A region of Vicugna pacos chromosome 7, VicPac4, whole genome shotgun sequence DNA encodes the following proteins:
- the STMP1 gene encoding short transmembrane mitochondrial protein 1, which yields MLQFLLGFTLGNVVGMYLAQNYDIPNLAKKLEEIKKDVDAKKKPPSS from the exons CTTGGATTTACTCTTGGCAACGTGGTTGGAATGTATCTGGCTCAGAACTATGAC ataCCAAACCTGGCTAAAAAacttgaagaaattaaaaaggacGTGGATGCCAAGAAGAAGCCCCCTAGTTCATGA